A window from Micromonospora terminaliae encodes these proteins:
- the hppD gene encoding 4-hydroxyphenylpyruvate dioxygenase, whose amino-acid sequence MDINGIDHIELYVGDARQAAFYFETAVGFRLRGQGGPETGLAGQRSLLLEQAAVRMVLTSGLTAEHPASTYVQRHGDGIAVVALEVDDAAGAYAELVARGATGVTAPRTFTGADAEVVTAEVGGFGDVLHRLVERRGDRTAFLPGAIEARPGGGDIPLLAEIDHLAVCVPPGQLDETIGHYEKVFGFAQIFEEHIEVAGQAMNSKVVQSPSGRVTLVLLEPDTGRRPGQIEDFLRWHAGAGVQHLGLRTDDIVTAVGALAGRGVRFAGTPDTYYDDLERRVGKVDAPLERLRDLSILVDSDHDGQLLQIFTESMHVRRTLFLELIERRGARTFGSGNIKALYEAKERELAAAGATPAAAAGTAGGVRA is encoded by the coding sequence ATGGACATCAACGGAATAGACCACATCGAGCTGTACGTGGGGGACGCCCGCCAGGCCGCCTTCTACTTCGAGACGGCCGTCGGCTTCCGGCTGCGGGGCCAGGGCGGCCCGGAGACCGGCCTGGCCGGGCAGCGCTCGCTGCTGCTCGAACAGGCCGCCGTCCGGATGGTGCTCACCAGCGGGCTGACCGCCGAGCACCCGGCCTCGACGTACGTGCAGCGGCACGGCGACGGCATCGCCGTGGTGGCCCTGGAGGTCGACGACGCCGCCGGGGCGTATGCGGAGCTGGTGGCCCGGGGTGCGACCGGGGTGACCGCGCCGCGCACCTTCACGGGGGCGGACGCCGAGGTGGTGACCGCCGAGGTCGGCGGCTTCGGCGACGTGTTGCACCGGCTGGTCGAGCGGCGCGGCGACCGGACGGCGTTCCTGCCGGGCGCCATCGAGGCGCGGCCCGGCGGCGGGGACATCCCGCTGCTCGCCGAGATCGACCACCTGGCGGTCTGCGTGCCGCCGGGCCAGCTCGACGAGACGATCGGGCACTACGAGAAGGTCTTCGGCTTCGCGCAGATCTTCGAGGAGCACATCGAGGTCGCCGGGCAGGCCATGAACTCGAAGGTGGTGCAGAGCCCGTCCGGGCGGGTGACCCTCGTGCTGCTGGAGCCGGACACCGGCCGGCGGCCCGGGCAGATCGAGGACTTCCTGCGCTGGCACGCCGGCGCCGGGGTGCAGCACCTCGGGCTGCGCACCGACGACATCGTCACGGCGGTCGGCGCCCTCGCCGGCCGGGGGGTGCGCTTCGCCGGCACTCCGGACACCTACTACGACGACCTGGAACGGCGGGTCGGCAAGGTGGACGCGCCGCTGGAACGGCTGCGCGACCTCAGCATCCTGGTCGACTCGGACCACGACGGCCAGCTGCTGCAGATCTTCACCGAGTCGATGCACGTGCGCCGCACCCTCTTCCTCGAACTCATCGAGCGGCGCGGGGCGCGCACCTTCGGCAGCGGCAACATCAAGGCGCTCTACGAGGCCAAGGAACGCGAACTCGCCGCGGCGGGGGCGACCCCTGCCGCCGCGGCCGGGACGGCAGGAGGGGTTCGGGCATGA